The following are encoded together in the Candidatus Woesebacteria bacterium genome:
- a CDS encoding 30S ribosomal protein S8, whose amino-acid sequence MKKSLNQTSVKRIFRNVNYPIGDFLIQIKNASLAGNEKVSVAKTKYIKSVAEALKKERYLTEVVDDDGVITVTLAFHKKEPLLFGLKLVSRPGLRRYMSVDDLEKHRGPETLILSTAHGVLSSKDAIKLRVGGEVIAKIW is encoded by the coding sequence ATGAAAAAAAGTTTAAATCAAACATCAGTTAAAAGAATATTTAGAAATGTAAATTATCCGATTGGAGATTTCTTGATTCAAATAAAAAATGCTTCACTTGCCGGTAATGAAAAAGTAAGTGTTGCAAAGACAAAATACATTAAGTCAGTTGCCGAAGCCTTGAAGAAGGAAAGGTATTTAACTGAAGTCGTTGACGACGATGGTGTAATAACGGTAACGTTGGCATTTCACAAAAAAGAACCACTGCTTTTTGGATTGAAACTAGTTTCAAGACCGGGCTTAAGGAGATACATGAGTGTTGATGATTTGGAGAAACATCGTGGACCCGAGACGTTGATACTCTCAACGGCACACGGTGTTTTATCATCTAAAGATGCAATCAAATTAAGAGTTGGTGGCGAAGTGATCGCTAAAATTTGGTAA
- a CDS encoding type Z 30S ribosomal protein S14, which translates to MAKTSKIIRETKNLKFKVRYRNRCQLCGRPRSYMRRYGLCRICFREHAHKGELPGVKKASW; encoded by the coding sequence ATGGCTAAAACATCGAAAATAATTAGAGAAACCAAAAACCTTAAATTTAAGGTGCGGTATCGGAATAGGTGTCAGCTTTGCGGGAGGCCAAGGTCGTACATGAGGAGATATGGACTTTGTAGAATTTGTTTTAGGGAACATGCCCATAAAGGTGAGCTTCCTGGAGTTAAAAAGGCAAGTTGGTAG
- the rplE gene encoding 50S ribosomal protein L5, with protein sequence MKLQEKYIKEIVPILQKEFGIKNCMATPKLEKIVVNMGVGDASKNKELLAQVQKDIAEITGQAPSVRLAKLSVASFSLREGSPVGLKVTLRKERMYDFFQKLVAVVLPRLRDFRGVSVTSFDQHGNYNLGIRDYSVFPEIDIAKSGGRGLEITVVTNGKDEAQSKRLLDLLGMPFEKVSE encoded by the coding sequence ATGAAATTACAAGAAAAATATATCAAAGAAATTGTTCCAATTTTGCAGAAGGAATTTGGAATTAAAAACTGTATGGCAACACCCAAACTTGAGAAGATAGTTGTCAATATGGGTGTAGGCGATGCATCGAAAAACAAGGAATTATTGGCTCAAGTTCAAAAAGATATAGCGGAAATAACCGGACAAGCGCCGTCTGTGAGACTTGCGAAACTGTCGGTTGCCAGTTTCAGTTTGCGGGAAGGTTCACCTGTGGGATTGAAAGTGACTTTGCGAAAAGAAAGAATGTATGATTTTTTCCAGAAATTGGTAGCAGTTGTTTTGCCGAGACTTCGAGATTTTCGTGGTGTATCGGTAACCAGTTTTGATCAACACGGTAATTACAATTTGGGGATAAGAGATTATTCGGTTTTTCCCGAGATTGATATTGCTAAATCCGGCGGAAGAGGTCTTGAGATTACTGTTGTTACAAACGGCAAAGACGAAGCTCAGTCGAAAAGGCTCCTTGATCTTTTGGGAATGCCCTTTGAAAAAGTGAGTGAGTGA
- the rplX gene encoding 50S ribosomal protein L24, protein MFKFKVGDKVKILSGKDKGKEGKIEKVFPKKFSVLIAGVNIYKKHVKGQSASSGQKAGIYEIPRPLPVSKIMLICPKTKKLTKIGFKTINGKKVRYSKKGGQALVAGSDKK, encoded by the coding sequence ATGTTTAAATTTAAAGTTGGTGACAAAGTAAAAATATTATCGGGAAAAGATAAAGGTAAAGAAGGGAAAATAGAAAAAGTATTCCCTAAAAAATTCAGTGTTTTAATTGCCGGAGTGAATATTTATAAAAAACACGTAAAAGGACAAAGTGCGTCTTCGGGGCAAAAAGCCGGAATATACGAGATTCCAAGACCGCTTCCGGTTTCGAAGATCATGCTTATTTGTCCGAAAACTAAAAAATTGACAAAAATCGGGTTCAAAACAATAAACGGGAAAAAAGTACGCTACTCTAAAAAAGGTGGACAAGCGTTGGTTGCAGGATCAGATAAAAAATAA
- the rplN gene encoding 50S ribosomal protein L14, with protein sequence MIQLRSVLNVADNSGAKKLSVIGFSTKIGKSATVADVINCVVHGADPNGSVANREKVKVLVVRTRKEIKRSDGTYVRFDDNAGVIVDKQNMPKGTRILGPVAREVKDAGFTKIASLAREVV encoded by the coding sequence ATGATACAACTGAGGTCGGTTCTAAATGTTGCCGATAATTCTGGAGCAAAAAAATTATCGGTTATCGGTTTTTCAACAAAAATAGGTAAAAGCGCAACTGTAGCGGATGTTATAAATTGTGTCGTTCATGGAGCCGATCCGAATGGAAGTGTCGCAAATAGAGAAAAAGTAAAAGTTCTTGTCGTAAGGACAAGAAAAGAAATAAAAAGAAGTGACGGAACTTACGTCCGATTTGATGATAATGCCGGTGTTATTGTTGACAAACAGAACATGCCCAAGGGAACACGAATTTTGGGTCCTGTCGCACGCGAAGTCAAAGATGCCGGTTTTACAAAAATTGCATCACTTGCCCGCGAAGTAGTATAA
- the rpsQ gene encoding 30S ribosomal protein S17, translating to MKIFKGKVISTKMAKTATVAVDRIVVHPIYKKRIKRTKKYHVHDEMGAIVGQNVLFVASKPFSKLKKWKLIEIVNNNKSKNTKEDKK from the coding sequence ATGAAAATATTTAAAGGAAAAGTAATATCGACAAAAATGGCTAAAACAGCGACGGTTGCTGTTGATCGTATAGTGGTCCATCCCATTTACAAGAAAAGAATCAAAAGAACGAAAAAATATCATGTTCATGATGAAATGGGAGCTATCGTTGGACAAAATGTACTTTTTGTAGCAAGTAAACCTTTCAGTAAACTTAAAAAATGGAAGCTTATAGAAATCGTTAATAATAACAAGTCAAAAAATACCAAGGAGGATAAAAAATGA
- the rpmC gene encoding 50S ribosomal protein L29, which translates to MNKAEKKSFRSKSLSEMKAELVKLKINISKEIVELKSGKNTNPKKKRELRRDISQISTIIREKELVESLKHVKEELSVKSK; encoded by the coding sequence ATGAATAAAGCAGAGAAAAAATCATTTCGTAGCAAAAGTCTTTCGGAGATGAAGGCTGAGCTTGTGAAATTAAAAATAAATATCTCGAAAGAAATTGTCGAGTTGAAATCCGGAAAAAATACCAATCCGAAGAAAAAAAGAGAACTAAGGCGTGACATTTCCCAGATTTCGACTATAATTCGCGAGAAAGAGTTGGTTGAAAGTTTAAAACATGTTAAAGAGGAACTATCTGTAAAAAGTAAGTAA
- the rplP gene encoding 50S ribosomal protein L16, with the protein MLEPKRRKYRKDFRGKMRGNANRGNTLAFGEYGIKALDRGWMSARQLEAARRAITHNLKRGGRVWIRVFPDKPVSSRPAGQRMGSGKGDIDRYVAVIKPGRVIFEVAGVEIGLVTTALKRAAAKLPFKTKIVKRDAN; encoded by the coding sequence ATGTTGGAACCAAAAAGAAGAAAATATAGAAAGGATTTTAGAGGTAAAATGAGAGGTAACGCAAACCGTGGCAATACCTTGGCATTTGGTGAATATGGTATAAAAGCACTGGATCGTGGATGGATGTCAGCCAGACAGTTGGAAGCGGCAAGACGTGCAATAACACATAATTTGAAAAGAGGCGGACGAGTTTGGATTCGTGTATTTCCGGATAAACCAGTAAGTTCACGTCCCGCCGGACAAAGAATGGGAAGTGGAAAAGGAGACATTGATAGATATGTCGCGGTTATAAAACCGGGCAGAGTTATTTTTGAAGTAGCAGGTGTAGAAATTGGACTAGTAACCACGGCTTTGAAAAGAGCTGCTGCTAAGTTACCGTTCAAAACTAAGATTGTAAAAAGAGATGCGAATTAA
- the rpsC gene encoding 30S ribosomal protein S3 — MGQKVNPTGFRIGKFFPWQSRWFASDSKYKTYLIEDIKIRRALMEKLQLAGITRVEIERLPKSMVVTAMVSRPGVVIGRGGTGITDTKKFILSIITKHRGALAKDLKIDLRVQEIKDPELSAQLVAMRIAGELERRIPHRRVVTKAMERVMQSRAKGVKVVLSGRIGGADISRTEKFHLGSIPAQTLRENIEYAQVPASLKRGYVGVKVYIHKEREN, encoded by the coding sequence ATGGGACAAAAAGTTAATCCAACAGGTTTTAGAATCGGAAAGTTTTTTCCTTGGCAATCGCGGTGGTTTGCTTCGGACTCTAAATATAAAACTTATTTGATTGAAGATATTAAAATAAGGAGAGCTTTGATGGAGAAGTTGCAACTTGCGGGCATAACCAGGGTTGAAATTGAAAGACTTCCCAAAAGCATGGTGGTTACGGCGATGGTTTCTCGACCCGGAGTGGTAATTGGCCGAGGTGGAACCGGAATAACGGACACAAAGAAATTTATATTAAGCATTATCACAAAGCACAGAGGGGCACTTGCAAAGGATTTGAAGATTGACCTTCGGGTTCAGGAGATCAAAGATCCCGAATTGTCCGCGCAATTAGTTGCGATGCGTATTGCCGGTGAACTGGAACGAAGGATTCCGCACCGCCGAGTGGTTACCAAAGCGATGGAAAGAGTTATGCAATCCAGGGCAAAAGGTGTAAAAGTGGTTTTGTCCGGAAGAATTGGGGGAGCTGATATTTCGAGAACGGAAAAGTTTCATCTAGGATCAATTCCCGCCCAGACTTTAAGAGAAAATATAGAATACGCTCAAGTACCGGCTTCACTGAAAAGAGGATATGTTGGAGTAAAGGTGTATATACACAAAGAAAGGGAAAATTAA
- the rplV gene encoding 50S ribosomal protein L22, whose product MQVFHTQKFVRTSPRKLRLVADVVRNLEPNRAVELLPFVGKRASIILQKSIKTAIANAKDQGVTGELVIKELQINEATRLKRGRAVSRGRWHPYQRKMSHIRIVLEQVEKKTIDKVKAVDNKIAEKIDKKSSKQVVQKVKPEEAQKKSKNK is encoded by the coding sequence ATGCAAGTTTTTCATACACAGAAGTTTGTTAGAACATCGCCTCGTAAATTGAGGTTGGTTGCCGATGTTGTCAGAAACTTAGAACCCAATAGAGCTGTTGAATTACTGCCGTTTGTCGGTAAAAGAGCTTCTATTATTTTGCAAAAAAGTATCAAAACTGCGATTGCAAACGCCAAAGATCAGGGTGTAACTGGTGAATTGGTCATCAAAGAATTGCAGATAAATGAGGCAACGAGATTAAAAAGAGGAAGAGCGGTATCAAGGGGTCGATGGCATCCTTATCAAAGAAAAATGAGTCACATAAGGATTGTATTAGAACAAGTAGAAAAGAAAACTATCGACAAGGTCAAAGCGGTTGACAATAAAATAGCCGAGAAAATTGATAAAAAAAGTAGCAAACAGGTGGTTCAAAAAGTGAAACCAGAAGAAGCTCAAAAGAAATCAAAAAATAAATAA
- the rpsS gene encoding 30S ribosomal protein S19, protein MSRSSKKGPFVDLNLIKKIGNGEGSDKKSPVKTWARRSQIPPEFVGKYFKVHNGRTFLDVFVTEDMVGHRIGEFAPTRTFRGHGQVVKRIIEKT, encoded by the coding sequence ATGTCAAGAAGTTCAAAAAAAGGTCCGTTTGTAGACCTAAACTTAATAAAAAAGATAGGTAATGGTGAAGGTTCTGACAAAAAGAGCCCGGTGAAAACATGGGCACGAAGGAGTCAAATTCCACCTGAATTTGTTGGAAAATATTTCAAAGTTCACAACGGAAGGACATTTCTAGATGTGTTTGTTACCGAAGATATGGTTGGGCACAGAATCGGCGAGTTTGCACCAACACGCACTTTCAGGGGACACGGTCAAGTTGTTAAAAGAATTATTGAAAAGACGTAA
- the rplB gene encoding 50S ribosomal protein L2 produces MKVKNNMSKLQRILPKKSGRSFGTITTRHQGGRQKRFLRVIDFKRDKIDIWGKVEEIQYDPNRTANVAQVCYEDGERRYILAPLGLTVGQKVISSANAPFKPGNCLPLSKIIVGTQVHNLEIRPGKGGQIVRGAGSAAIVHGKEELYVLVKLPSGEIRRFVPDAKATVGQVGIVKPRSARIGKAGTKRKMGIRPTVRGVAQNPHSHPHGGGEGRSGIGMKFPKTYKGRKAVGKTRQKRKYSNRLIIKPRKKGSHS; encoded by the coding sequence ATGAAAGTAAAAAATAATATGAGCAAGTTACAAAGAATATTACCCAAAAAATCAGGCAGATCGTTTGGTACAATAACGACCAGACATCAGGGTGGCAGACAGAAGAGATTTTTGAGAGTTATTGATTTTAAAAGAGATAAAATTGATATTTGGGGCAAAGTAGAAGAAATACAGTACGATCCCAACAGAACTGCCAATGTCGCACAAGTGTGTTACGAAGACGGTGAAAGAAGATATATTCTTGCTCCGTTGGGCTTGACTGTAGGGCAAAAAGTAATATCATCAGCTAATGCCCCATTTAAACCGGGAAACTGCTTGCCTTTGTCAAAAATTATTGTTGGTACTCAGGTGCATAATTTAGAGATACGACCGGGAAAGGGAGGACAAATCGTCAGAGGTGCCGGTTCAGCAGCTATTGTACACGGAAAAGAAGAGTTGTATGTACTAGTGAAACTTCCATCGGGTGAAATAAGAAGGTTTGTTCCGGATGCCAAGGCAACAGTTGGCCAAGTAGGGATAGTAAAACCAAGATCAGCGCGTATCGGGAAAGCAGGAACCAAACGCAAAATGGGCATAAGACCTACCGTCAGAGGAGTAGCGCAAAATCCTCATTCACATCCTCACGGAGGAGGAGAAGGAAGAAGCGGAATCGGTATGAAATTCCCTAAAACCTATAAAGGTCGTAAAGCGGTCGGTAAAACACGTCAAAAGAGAAAATATTCCAATAGATTAATAATAAAACCAAGAAAGAAAGGAAGTCACAGTTAA
- the rplW gene encoding 50S ribosomal protein L23 — MKLIPILTEKSLADAKEGKYSFWVDVNATKFKIKQLVKEVFAVEVVKIRTANFKGESKKTYTGRKKSIKPRKKAIVTLRGKGKIDVFDESKK, encoded by the coding sequence ATGAAGTTAATTCCAATACTTACAGAAAAAAGCCTGGCAGATGCCAAGGAAGGTAAATATTCTTTTTGGGTTGATGTTAATGCGACTAAATTCAAAATTAAACAGCTGGTAAAAGAAGTTTTTGCCGTTGAAGTGGTAAAAATAAGAACCGCCAATTTCAAAGGTGAATCAAAAAAGACATATACAGGTAGAAAAAAAAGTATTAAACCCAGAAAAAAAGCGATAGTTACTTTAAGGGGTAAGGGGAAGATTGATGTTTTTGATGAAAGTAAAAAATAA
- the rplD gene encoding 50S ribosomal protein L4, translating into MTKIETYSLNGTKGTPVELPKSLGGKVNKNLLAQAIYVFENRLHSNKPVAKTRAEVDITKKKIYRQKGTGRARHGAASAPIFVGGGKAHGPTGEKRKLSLSKNMRLTALSSAINLKLSDKKLAVIDGVSKIEKTKIASKLMNKICKEGVKITVFLANSNKEKAKMFRNISNVRVYPYDTMNAHKVFLGGFIIFDKDALVTKKDPIKKSTSKKTASTLKPKKTVKK; encoded by the coding sequence ATGACAAAAATTGAAACATATTCATTAAATGGGACAAAAGGCACACCGGTGGAATTGCCAAAAAGTCTTGGTGGCAAAGTGAATAAGAATCTGTTAGCTCAAGCCATTTATGTATTTGAAAACCGTTTGCACTCCAACAAACCGGTAGCCAAAACCCGTGCCGAAGTTGATATTACGAAGAAAAAAATCTATCGCCAAAAAGGTACGGGAAGAGCCCGTCATGGTGCCGCCTCGGCGCCGATTTTTGTAGGTGGAGGCAAAGCTCATGGTCCGACGGGTGAAAAGCGAAAACTATCGTTGTCCAAAAATATGAGACTTACCGCATTATCAAGTGCTATAAATTTAAAACTTTCGGATAAAAAACTTGCAGTCATCGATGGAGTGTCAAAAATCGAAAAGACAAAGATTGCCTCAAAACTTATGAACAAAATCTGTAAAGAAGGTGTGAAAATAACCGTCTTTTTGGCCAACTCAAACAAAGAAAAGGCTAAGATGTTTAGAAACATTAGCAACGTAAGAGTTTATCCTTACGATACAATGAATGCGCATAAGGTATTTCTGGGAGGATTTATTATCTTTGATAAGGATGCCTTGGTGACCAAAAAAGATCCGATTAAAAAATCCACGAGCAAGAAAACAGCAAGCACCTTGAAGCCCAAAAAAACAGTTAAAAAATAA
- the rplC gene encoding 50S ribosomal protein L3, whose translation MINSLLGQKHKMSQKFVGDKRVPVTWVKVGPCVITQIKTKDKDGYNAVQFGFGTKNLKNIKKPVSGHLKGAIKDKKAPRFLSEVKVDDPEKYKVGDEINVTDIFMEGDKVSVVGTSRGKGFAGVVKRWSFSGYPRSHGHSGHERRPGSIGQGTTPGRVRKGKKMPGRMGNNTVDVKNLKVLEINKDLGEIAISGTIPGNTLGFLVITKISGGVDTSDKENQVAPGDDQNANNEQ comes from the coding sequence ATGATTAATTCTTTATTAGGACAAAAGCACAAGATGAGTCAAAAATTCGTTGGAGATAAACGAGTGCCTGTTACGTGGGTCAAAGTAGGACCGTGTGTCATTACGCAAATAAAAACAAAGGACAAAGATGGATATAATGCAGTTCAATTCGGATTTGGAACTAAAAATCTCAAAAATATTAAAAAACCCGTTTCAGGACACTTAAAAGGCGCTATCAAAGACAAGAAAGCGCCTCGTTTTTTGTCGGAAGTAAAAGTTGACGATCCGGAAAAATACAAAGTCGGTGACGAGATAAATGTTACTGACATATTTATGGAAGGTGATAAAGTGTCGGTTGTTGGAACATCCAGAGGTAAGGGGTTTGCAGGAGTAGTCAAAAGGTGGAGTTTCTCAGGTTATCCCCGTTCTCATGGTCATAGTGGTCATGAGAGAAGACCCGGATCAATAGGCCAAGGAACGACTCCTGGTCGCGTTAGAAAAGGTAAAAAAATGCCAGGAAGAATGGGTAACAACACTGTTGACGTCAAAAATTTGAAAGTACTTGAAATCAACAAAGATCTTGGTGAGATAGCGATATCGGGTACGATTCCGGGAAATACACTTGGTTTTTTGGTTATTACAAAGATTTCAGGCGGTGTCGACACATCGGACAAAGAAAATCAAGTAGCACCTGGTGACGATCAAAATGCCAATAACGAACAATAA
- a CDS encoding TlyA family rRNA (cytidine-2'-O)-methyltransferase: MMNSQFVSRAGEKLYHAITNFEVDVTELMCADFGSSTGGFVDCLLQQGASKVYSVDTSYGELAWKLRNDGRVVVMERKNAMHIKLPEKVDLITIDVGWTKQELIIPNASWNLKDDGKIITLIKPHYEASQLVRGGKLDEKFEDEILDKVTKKIESLGLKVIATTVSPIVGKRGGNTEYLSLVEKQH; encoded by the coding sequence ATGATGAATAGCCAATTCGTTTCTCGTGCAGGGGAAAAATTATACCATGCAATTACGAACTTTGAGGTTGATGTTACCGAACTTATGTGTGCGGATTTCGGATCATCAACCGGTGGTTTTGTGGATTGTTTACTGCAACAAGGCGCCTCGAAAGTGTATTCTGTCGATACTTCTTATGGTGAATTGGCATGGAAGTTAAGAAATGACGGACGTGTTGTGGTCATGGAGCGTAAAAACGCCATGCATATTAAGTTACCGGAAAAAGTCGATTTAATTACGATTGATGTTGGATGGACCAAACAGGAATTGATCATTCCAAATGCGTCTTGGAATTTGAAAGATGATGGAAAGATAATAACGCTTATCAAACCACATTATGAAGCATCCCAATTGGTTCGGGGTGGTAAACTGGATGAAAAATTTGAAGATGAAATTCTTGACAAAGTAACTAAAAAAATCGAAAGTTTAGGATTAAAAGTAATTGCAACCACGGTTTCGCCTATTGTAGGTAAACGGGGAGGTAACACCGAGTATCTATCTCTTGTGGAAAAACAGCATTAA
- the rpsJ gene encoding 30S ribosomal protein S10, giving the protein MTAGRLRVKLKAYDHRVIDEAAVKILDSAISTGAKVIGPVPLPTKRTLIPILKSPFVNKDAQEHFETLVHKRLIDILDPSPRTIDSLSNLDLPAGVSIEIKM; this is encoded by the coding sequence ATGACAGCTGGAAGACTTCGTGTCAAACTAAAAGCTTACGACCACCGCGTCATTGACGAGGCGGCGGTAAAGATATTGGATAGTGCCATTTCCACTGGTGCAAAAGTAATTGGTCCTGTACCACTTCCGACAAAAAGAACTCTCATTCCTATTCTTAAGTCACCATTTGTTAACAAGGATGCCCAAGAACATTTCGAAACACTTGTGCACAAAAGGTTAATTGATATTCTCGATCCTTCTCCACGTACAATCGACTCGCTTTCTAATTTAGATCTTCCTGCAGGTGTGAGTATTGAGATTAAAATGTAA
- the tuf gene encoding elongation factor Tu, which produces MAADVARKKFERSKPHLNIGTIGHVDHGKTTLTAAITAVLAKQPGNNTQTLKFDQIDNAPEEKERGVTINITHVEYETDKRHYAHIDAPGHADYIKNMITGAAQMDGAILVISAADGPMPQTREHVILARQVNVPSLVVFLNKIDMVDDPEIIDLVEADVRELLTKYEYDGEKTPIIRGSALKAMEGDADAEKSILELMKSVDEYFEEPKRDTERPFLMPVEDVFSKTGRGTVVTGRVERGKLGVNEEIEILGIRATVKTVVTGLEMFRKTLDETVAGDNVGVLLRGIKKDDVERGQVLVKPGSVTAHTEFEAEVYILSKEEGGRHTPFFTGYKPQFFIRTADVTGEVTLPEGVEMVMPGDNAKMVGKLIVPVAMEEGLRFAIREGGSTVGAGVITKILK; this is translated from the coding sequence ATGGCAGCAGACGTAGCAAGAAAAAAATTTGAAAGATCGAAACCTCATTTGAATATCGGTACCATAGGTCATGTGGATCACGGAAAAACTACTCTAACCGCAGCAATAACTGCAGTTTTGGCAAAGCAACCGGGAAATAATACTCAAACTCTTAAATTTGATCAAATCGACAATGCTCCAGAAGAGAAAGAAAGAGGCGTAACTATTAACATAACTCACGTCGAATACGAGACTGACAAGAGGCATTATGCACATATTGATGCTCCTGGACATGCCGACTACATAAAGAACATGATTACCGGTGCCGCTCAAATGGATGGAGCAATTCTTGTAATATCCGCGGCTGATGGTCCTATGCCACAAACTAGAGAACACGTTATTCTTGCTCGTCAAGTTAATGTTCCTTCACTTGTTGTCTTTCTTAATAAAATCGATATGGTTGATGATCCTGAGATTATTGATCTCGTCGAAGCTGATGTGCGTGAGCTTTTGACTAAATATGAATATGATGGTGAAAAGACTCCTATCATTCGCGGAAGTGCACTAAAAGCTATGGAAGGTGACGCTGATGCCGAAAAGTCGATTCTTGAACTTATGAAATCGGTTGATGAGTATTTTGAAGAACCAAAAAGAGATACTGAAAGACCATTTTTGATGCCGGTCGAAGATGTCTTTTCAAAGACAGGACGCGGAACAGTTGTTACCGGTAGGGTTGAAAGAGGAAAACTTGGAGTAAACGAAGAAATTGAAATTTTAGGAATTAGAGCAACTGTAAAAACAGTTGTAACCGGTCTGGAAATGTTTAGAAAGACTTTGGATGAAACGGTTGCCGGGGACAATGTCGGTGTTCTTTTGAGAGGGATAAAGAAAGATGATGTTGAAAGAGGACAAGTACTTGTTAAACCGGGTAGTGTAACCGCTCACACAGAGTTTGAAGCCGAAGTTTATATATTATCTAAAGAAGAAGGTGGAAGACATACACCCTTCTTTACAGGCTATAAACCCCAGTTTTTCATAAGGACAGCTGATGTTACAGGTGAAGTAACTTTACCTGAAGGTGTAGAAATGGTTATGCCGGGAGATAACGCAAAAATGGTTGGAAAACTAATTGTCCCCGTAGCAATGGAAGAAGGATTAAGATTTGCTATTAGAGAAGGCGGCAGCACCGTAGGTGCTGGTGTTATTACCAAGATTCTCAAATAA